In [Leptolyngbya] sp. PCC 7376, a genomic segment contains:
- a CDS encoding DUF4291 domain-containing protein, whose protein sequence is MTLRIEPYLDQKARWPQTGKVILAQYDAESVTVYQAYRPAIGHFAAKHGYFGGEHFKLSRMTWIKPNFLWMMYRSGWGTKPGQEVILAIKLHRSAFDEILAQAVHSQFIPKLYTSQKDWQRAVQNSDVRLQWDPDHSPSGGKLQRRAIQLGLQRAIAEKYSREWIISIEDISEFIAEQRQHMLTRNYEALVTPQESVYEVVNPQVANHLQLSVLNAE, encoded by the coding sequence ATGACCCTTCGCATTGAACCTTATCTCGATCAAAAAGCCCGCTGGCCCCAAACCGGGAAGGTTATTTTGGCCCAATACGATGCAGAATCAGTCACGGTTTATCAAGCTTATAGACCAGCAATTGGTCATTTTGCTGCAAAACATGGCTATTTTGGCGGAGAACATTTCAAGCTTTCCAGAATGACTTGGATTAAACCCAACTTCCTCTGGATGATGTACCGCTCTGGCTGGGGAACAAAACCAGGTCAAGAAGTAATTTTGGCGATTAAGCTTCACCGTTCTGCATTTGATGAAATCCTTGCCCAAGCTGTGCACTCACAATTTATCCCGAAGCTCTATACCAGCCAAAAAGATTGGCAGCGAGCAGTACAAAATTCTGATGTGCGCTTGCAGTGGGATCCAGACCATTCGCCATCTGGAGGCAAGTTACAACGACGGGCAATTCAATTGGGATTACAAAGGGCGATCGCCGAGAAATACTCACGGGAGTGGATTATATCGATTGAAGATATTTCCGAATTTATCGCAGAACAACGGCAACATATGTTGACTCGCAATTATGAAGCCTTGGTTACTCCGCAGGAATCGGTCTATGAAGTAGTCAATCCTCAAGTTGCCAACCATCTCCAACTCTCGGTATTAAACGCTGAATGA
- a CDS encoding vitamin K epoxide reductase family protein — protein sequence MVRRRSQPWIHQWSRPIIGAIAILGFCLTTYLTLTRILGGDVACGTEAAASCGDVLSSPYATVFGLPLSLFGAIAYLGMSGFALSPLAISIEENKKLRTKLEEWTWLFLLIGATAMSIFSSYLMYLLFAKIGGICLYCIASAAFSLSFLIFVILGRAWEDIGEVFLITFVVGIITIISTLGIYNSIERASQVNTPSYNDAGQEIITSVPANKAPQPPSGWDITTTSGEAELALAEHLTEIGAKKFGAFWCPHCYEQKQLFGSEAFDKIDYIECAEGGKNPQPQVCSAANLEGFPTWDINGERYSGTQSLEELAQASGFEGSQDFKYALPR from the coding sequence ATGGTACGCAGACGTTCCCAACCTTGGATTCATCAATGGTCTCGTCCGATAATCGGGGCGATCGCCATACTTGGTTTTTGTCTAACCACTTATCTCACGCTTACTCGAATTCTCGGTGGAGATGTCGCCTGTGGTACCGAAGCTGCTGCCAGTTGTGGCGATGTGCTCTCTAGTCCCTACGCAACAGTCTTTGGATTACCGCTTTCCCTCTTCGGGGCGATCGCCTACCTAGGGATGTCCGGATTTGCACTCTCGCCTCTAGCCATCAGTATCGAAGAAAACAAGAAGCTCCGTACCAAACTTGAAGAATGGACATGGCTATTTCTACTGATTGGCGCAACAGCCATGAGTATCTTCAGTAGTTATTTGATGTATCTTCTCTTCGCTAAAATTGGCGGAATTTGTTTATATTGCATTGCCTCAGCCGCGTTCTCATTATCCTTCCTGATCTTCGTAATTCTTGGTCGTGCCTGGGAAGATATTGGCGAAGTTTTTCTGATTACCTTCGTCGTTGGCATTATCACAATAATTAGTACCCTCGGCATCTATAACAGCATCGAGCGGGCTTCCCAAGTCAATACACCAAGCTATAACGATGCGGGCCAAGAAATTATCACGTCAGTCCCTGCCAACAAAGCACCACAGCCACCAAGTGGTTGGGACATTACGACAACCTCAGGCGAAGCAGAACTAGCCCTAGCAGAACACCTCACCGAGATTGGTGCAAAAAAATTTGGCGCATTCTGGTGTCCTCACTGTTACGAACAAAAGCAATTATTTGGTTCCGAAGCCTTCGATAAAATAGACTACATAGAATGTGCAGAGGGCGGCAAAAATCCTCAACCCCAAGTTTGTTCTGCTGCGAACCTCGAAGGATTTCCAACCTGGGACATCAACGGTGAACGTTATTCTGGGACACAAAGCCTAGAAGAATTAGCTCAAGCCTCTGGCTTTGAAGGATCACAAGACTTTAAGTATGCATTACCGCGCTAA
- a CDS encoding cysteine synthase A, translating into MNIRDGFVGAVGNTPLIRLNSFSGETGCEILGKAEFLNPGGSVKDRAALFIIKDAEEKGLLKPGGTVVEGTAGNTGIGLVHICNAKGYKCVIVIPETQSKEKIDLLRTLGADVRTVPAVPYANPNNYVKWSKRLAEETENAIWANQFDNVANRRAHYETTGPEIWEQTEGKIDAWTAATGTGGTYAGTALYLKEKNPDVKCVVADPMGSVLYSYVKEGKLEKEGNSVTEGIGQGRITANMEDVPMDDAVRVTDPEALEVVYRLLRKDGLFMGGSVGINVGAAYKIAKEMGPGHTIVTVLCDSGARYQSRLFNDEWLASKGLSAG; encoded by the coding sequence ATGAATATTCGAGACGGTTTTGTCGGAGCAGTCGGTAATACTCCCCTCATTCGCCTCAACAGCTTTAGTGGAGAAACAGGCTGTGAAATTTTAGGAAAAGCAGAATTCCTTAATCCCGGCGGTTCCGTCAAAGATCGTGCCGCATTATTCATCATTAAGGATGCAGAAGAAAAAGGCTTACTCAAGCCCGGTGGCACAGTGGTCGAAGGGACAGCAGGCAATACTGGCATCGGCCTTGTTCATATCTGTAATGCGAAGGGCTATAAATGCGTCATTGTTATCCCTGAAACTCAATCGAAAGAAAAAATTGATTTGTTGCGGACGCTCGGAGCAGATGTGCGGACGGTACCAGCTGTGCCCTATGCCAACCCAAATAACTATGTGAAGTGGTCTAAGCGTTTGGCTGAAGAAACAGAGAATGCGATTTGGGCAAACCAATTTGATAATGTGGCAAATCGTCGCGCCCACTACGAAACCACTGGCCCCGAAATTTGGGAGCAAACAGAAGGCAAAATCGACGCTTGGACAGCAGCAACTGGTACAGGTGGTACCTATGCGGGTACAGCCTTGTATCTGAAAGAAAAAAATCCTGATGTGAAATGTGTTGTGGCTGACCCAATGGGTAGTGTGCTTTATAGCTATGTCAAAGAAGGCAAGCTCGAAAAAGAAGGCAATTCAGTCACTGAAGGTATTGGCCAAGGCCGTATCACCGCGAATATGGAAGATGTGCCGATGGATGATGCCGTGCGGGTGACAGATCCAGAAGCGCTAGAAGTGGTTTATCGACTTCTCCGCAAAGACGGCTTATTCATGGGCGGTTCCGTCGGCATTAATGTCGGTGCTGCTTACAAAATTGCGAAGGAAATGGGCCCTGGCCATACGATTGTGACAGTGCTGTGTGATAGCGGTGCGCGTTATCAATCTCGTCTATTTAATGATGAATGGCTTGCGAGTAAAGGCTTGTCTGCTGGCTAA
- the btpA gene encoding photosystem I biogenesis protein BtpA: MDLKHLFQTENPILGVVHLLPLPTSARWGGDLRKVFDRAEQEAAALAAGGIDGIIVENFFDAPFTKGKVDPATISAMTLIMDRLAGLVTVPLGLNVLRNDAKSAMAIAACTNAKFIRVNVLTGVMATDQGLIEGNAHELLKYRRELDADVAILADVLVKHAHPISTPNLTAAIHDTVERGLADAVILSGWATGHAPKIDDIKDARENSGNTPILIGSGATWENIGNLLQVADGAIVASSLKRHGKISQPIDPLRVSQFMESAQQGIKIRQMRQQQFA; encoded by the coding sequence GTGGATCTCAAACACCTTTTCCAAACCGAAAATCCGATCCTCGGTGTTGTTCATTTGTTGCCTCTACCGACCTCTGCGCGTTGGGGGGGTGATCTCCGTAAGGTTTTCGACCGTGCCGAACAAGAAGCGGCAGCCTTAGCAGCTGGTGGGATTGATGGCATCATTGTTGAAAATTTTTTTGATGCCCCCTTCACCAAAGGAAAGGTAGATCCCGCAACGATCAGTGCCATGACCTTGATCATGGATCGTCTAGCCGGCTTGGTAACAGTGCCACTCGGTCTGAATGTACTGCGTAATGATGCGAAAAGTGCGATGGCGATCGCCGCCTGTACTAATGCTAAATTTATTCGCGTTAATGTTTTGACTGGCGTTATGGCTACAGACCAAGGGTTAATCGAAGGTAATGCCCACGAACTTTTAAAATATCGCCGCGAACTCGACGCTGATGTCGCAATCCTCGCCGATGTTCTCGTTAAACATGCCCATCCTATCAGCACACCAAATTTAACAGCAGCTATCCACGACACCGTGGAACGGGGTTTAGCCGATGCTGTAATTCTTTCCGGTTGGGCGACGGGTCATGCACCAAAAATTGACGATATTAAAGACGCCCGCGAAAATTCAGGCAATACACCGATTTTGATTGGCAGTGGTGCAACTTGGGAAAATATTGGTAATTTGCTACAGGTTGCGGATGGGGCAATTGTGGCAAGCTCCCTCAAGCGCCACGGTAAAATTTCCCAGCCGATTGATCCACTGCGAGTCTCGCAATTTATGGAATCGGCACAACAGGGCATAAAAATTCGTCAAATGCGCCAGCAACAGTTTGCCTAA
- the bchL gene encoding ferredoxin:protochlorophyllide reductase (ATP-dependent) iron-sulfur ATP-binding protein yields MTMTLAVYGKGGIGKSTTSCNISVALAKRGKKVLQIGCDPKHDSTFTLTGFLIPTIIDTLQEKDFHYEDIWPEDVIYKGYGGVDCVEAGGPPAGAGCGGYVVGETVKLLKELNAFDEYDVILFDVLGDVVCGGFAAPLNYADYCLIVTDNGFDALFAANRIAASVREKARTHPLRLAGLIGNRTSKRDLIEKYVSHVPMPVLEVLPLIEDIRVSRVKGKTLFEMAEKDPMLDYVCDFYLNIADQVLAAPEGVVPSEAPDRELFSLLSDYYLNPPKEKEDELDLMMV; encoded by the coding sequence ATGACAATGACCCTTGCGGTATATGGCAAAGGTGGCATCGGTAAATCAACCACAAGCTGTAATATTTCAGTTGCCCTTGCTAAGCGCGGCAAAAAGGTTTTACAGATTGGCTGTGACCCAAAGCATGACAGTACGTTTACGCTCACTGGGTTTCTCATCCCCACCATCATTGATACCCTCCAAGAAAAGGATTTTCACTACGAAGATATTTGGCCAGAAGATGTCATCTACAAAGGTTATGGCGGTGTTGATTGCGTAGAGGCAGGTGGCCCTCCAGCAGGCGCTGGTTGTGGCGGTTATGTTGTTGGCGAAACGGTCAAACTCCTCAAAGAACTCAACGCCTTCGACGAATACGATGTCATTCTCTTCGATGTCCTAGGCGACGTGGTTTGTGGCGGTTTTGCGGCTCCTTTGAACTACGCAGATTACTGTCTCATCGTTACAGACAACGGTTTTGACGCTTTATTTGCAGCGAATCGCATTGCGGCATCGGTACGAGAAAAAGCGCGGACTCACCCTCTACGTCTAGCTGGCTTGATTGGTAATCGCACCTCGAAGCGTGATCTCATCGAAAAATATGTGAGCCACGTGCCCATGCCTGTGTTGGAAGTTTTGCCGCTCATCGAAGATATTCGTGTGTCGCGAGTGAAGGGTAAGACTTTATTTGAGATGGCAGAGAAGGATCCAATGTTGGATTATGTTTGTGATTTCTACTTAAATATTGCCGACCAAGTGCTTGCTGCTCCTGAAGGTGTTGTACCTAGTGAAGCGCCGGATCGTGAGCTGTTTAGTTTGCTGTCTGATTATTATCTCAATCCACCCAAGGAGAAAGAAGACGAGCTTGATCTGATGATGGTTTAG
- the corA gene encoding magnesium/cobalt transporter CorA translates to MKISPFRKLQSLSKKKKIGGEDSFGYSYESPGSMPGTLRIDHNALPPVISLVEYNATDWLNIEETTPEECGKHLGNSSVSWVDVGGIGDQKICQRLGKVFRLHPLILEDIVNVPQRPKLEVYDDQLLIITQMVVPMANRKSFWLEQISFILANRYLLTVQEEDESDCFDGIRDRLKQNKGVIRQHGTDFLAYSLWDAVIDGYFPVLELLGDRIEDLEDEVVIRPTPETLAAIHQVKRELLALRRAIWPQRDALSDLIRDHSPLIQHDNFQYFRDCHDHTVMIIDIIETYRELASGLMDVYLSAMGNKMNEVMQLLTVISTIFIPLTFISGLYGMNFNTANSKWNMPELNWEYGYFICLGVMGGITVALLIFFWRKGWLKM, encoded by the coding sequence ATGAAGATTAGTCCTTTTAGAAAACTACAGTCTCTCTCGAAAAAAAAGAAGATTGGTGGGGAAGATTCCTTTGGTTATTCCTATGAATCACCAGGAAGTATGCCGGGCACATTACGCATTGACCATAATGCTTTGCCACCTGTCATTTCATTGGTTGAATATAACGCAACAGATTGGCTCAATATTGAGGAGACAACGCCGGAAGAATGTGGAAAACATTTAGGCAATAGTTCAGTCTCTTGGGTCGATGTAGGTGGTATTGGGGATCAAAAAATTTGTCAGAGGTTAGGCAAAGTTTTTAGGTTACATCCATTAATTTTGGAAGACATTGTAAATGTCCCTCAACGACCAAAGCTTGAGGTCTATGATGATCAGCTATTGATTATTACTCAGATGGTTGTGCCAATGGCCAATCGTAAAAGTTTTTGGCTAGAGCAGATCAGTTTTATTCTGGCGAATCGTTATCTTTTAACGGTGCAGGAGGAAGATGAATCTGATTGTTTCGATGGTATCCGCGATCGCCTCAAACAGAATAAAGGTGTCATCCGGCAACATGGCACTGATTTTTTAGCTTATTCGCTCTGGGATGCGGTGATTGACGGCTATTTTCCAGTACTAGAATTGCTGGGCGATCGCATTGAAGATTTAGAAGATGAAGTGGTCATTCGCCCGACTCCTGAAACCCTTGCGGCAATCCACCAGGTCAAACGAGAATTGTTGGCATTGCGACGTGCTATTTGGCCACAAAGAGATGCCTTAAGTGATTTAATTCGTGACCATAGTCCTTTGATTCAACACGATAATTTTCAATATTTTCGAGATTGTCATGACCATACAGTGATGATTATTGACATCATTGAAACCTACCGTGAGCTTGCTTCTGGTTTGATGGATGTTTATCTTTCAGCCATGGGTAACAAAATGAATGAAGTGATGCAGCTACTCACTGTTATTTCTACAATTTTTATTCCTCTCACGTTCATTTCTGGCTTATATGGCATGAATTTCAATACGGCAAATTCTAAATGGAATATGCCAGAGCTCAATTGGGAATATGGTTACTTTATTTGCCTCGGCGTTATGGGTGGAATCACTGTTGCTTTGCTGATTTTCTTTTGGCGTAAAGGATGGCTCAAAATGTAG
- a CDS encoding CHASE2 domain-containing protein, whose product MAKLNRKLWVKTRRWAKQNARVFATAGSVSAVVIGLRLISLLRLFELTALDALLNLRPTEPIDDRVRIVAIDQRDINKYKWPLEDEILAELIEKINAQEPAVIGLDIVRDRPIGRGQVQLEDIIRELPYFVGIEVLHSDPDFRTPALPIMWKEDETGQLKNGVGFNNFPLDADGVVRRNSLYWSVEGETKRSFSLQLAWQYLQIMEGIPPEGYPAEAPKHLKFGSAIFYDLREFYSIYGWLSPDDNYQIISNMRNPDKLRSVSLSEVMNDEVPPGFFRDRVVVIGNISENTKDLFLSPFRKRLGQTVDRIGGVQVHANFTSEILSATLDNRPLLKFFPLWQDAIWICIWAVLGSGVIWRWRSPIRGGAILITCISSILGGSYILLFYIRHHVSPCALPAELNGFSHRRHHVPRPPRKRAQPLKRVFSAHYQQHP is encoded by the coding sequence ATGGCAAAACTGAACCGAAAGCTGTGGGTAAAGACCAGGCGCTGGGCCAAACAAAATGCCCGTGTTTTTGCAACAGCAGGTTCAGTTAGTGCTGTTGTTATCGGCCTAAGATTGATATCTTTGCTACGACTCTTTGAGCTAACGGCATTAGATGCACTCTTAAATCTCCGTCCAACGGAACCGATTGATGATCGAGTCCGTATTGTTGCGATTGACCAAAGAGATATCAATAAATATAAGTGGCCCCTCGAAGATGAGATCCTTGCAGAGCTCATTGAAAAAATCAATGCTCAGGAGCCAGCGGTTATCGGTTTAGATATTGTTCGCGATCGCCCCATCGGTCGTGGCCAAGTGCAACTGGAAGACATTATTCGTGAGTTGCCTTATTTCGTTGGCATTGAAGTTTTACATTCCGATCCTGACTTTCGCACACCGGCTTTACCCATCATGTGGAAGGAAGATGAAACGGGCCAGTTAAAAAATGGTGTTGGGTTTAATAATTTCCCCCTTGATGCCGATGGGGTTGTACGCCGTAATAGTTTGTATTGGTCTGTGGAAGGAGAAACCAAGCGTAGCTTTTCACTACAGCTTGCATGGCAATATCTTCAAATCATGGAAGGTATTCCTCCAGAAGGTTACCCAGCAGAAGCTCCAAAGCACCTAAAATTTGGCTCTGCTATTTTCTATGACCTCAGAGAATTTTACAGTATCTATGGCTGGCTATCCCCCGACGATAATTATCAGATTATTTCGAATATGCGGAACCCCGATAAGCTGCGCTCTGTAAGCTTATCGGAAGTGATGAATGATGAAGTGCCCCCAGGCTTTTTCCGAGATCGCGTTGTTGTCATTGGTAATATTTCAGAAAATACGAAAGATCTATTTCTTAGTCCCTTCAGAAAACGTCTAGGTCAGACGGTTGATCGCATTGGTGGTGTACAAGTCCATGCAAATTTCACCAGCGAAATTTTAAGTGCAACCTTAGATAATCGCCCTTTACTGAAGTTTTTTCCTTTATGGCAGGATGCCATCTGGATTTGCATCTGGGCAGTGCTTGGATCAGGAGTCATCTGGCGGTGGCGATCGCCCATTCGTGGTGGCGCCATATTGATCACCTGCATTAGCAGTATCCTTGGCGGTAGCTATATCCTCCTTTTTTACATTAGGCATCATGTTTCCCCTTGTGCCTTGCCTGCTGAGCTTAATGGGTTCAGCCACCGTCGTCACCATGTACCTCGCCCACCAAGAAAAAGAGCTCAGCCGCTCAAAAGAGTTTTTTCAGCTCATTATCAACAACATCCCTGA
- a CDS encoding helix-turn-helix transcriptional regulator, whose amino-acid sequence MADAETETSKVCCEEHSVFPFEQVLSQEQAQRMAEFFGVLGDSNRWRILSALALQSMRVRDLAAKVAMSESAVSHQLRILRTMRLVRYEKQGRNVLYSLKDSHIFNLYREALEHINEPSDD is encoded by the coding sequence ATGGCAGATGCGGAAACGGAAACCAGTAAGGTGTGCTGCGAGGAGCACTCAGTGTTTCCTTTTGAGCAGGTTTTAAGTCAAGAGCAAGCGCAACGGATGGCTGAATTTTTTGGTGTGCTGGGCGATTCAAATCGATGGCGCATTTTGTCTGCCTTGGCATTGCAGTCGATGCGGGTGAGGGATTTGGCGGCGAAGGTTGCCATGTCAGAGTCAGCTGTTTCGCATCAGTTGAGGATTTTGCGGACGATGCGCTTAGTTCGTTATGAAAAGCAGGGGCGTAATGTTTTATATAGCTTGAAGGATAGTCATATTTTTAATCTGTACCGTGAAGCTTTAGAGCATATAAATGAGCCGTCGGATGACTGA
- a CDS encoding metallothionein gives MATATQLKCDCPNCTCMVDLASAVKKDGKNYCSTTCANGHPEGGCCAESSCSCGG, from the coding sequence ATGGCAACTGCAACGCAACTAAAATGTGACTGTCCCAACTGCACCTGCATGGTGGATTTGGCGTCGGCAGTGAAAAAAGATGGAAAAAATTATTGCAGCACGACTTGTGCTAACGGACATCCAGAGGGTGGTTGTTGTGCCGAGAGTAGCTGTAGCTGCGGTGGCTAG
- a CDS encoding DUF3370 domain-containing protein, whose amino-acid sequence MFFFPGLLIAQTPVEVVRPQEVRVLPGELNDVPVFNSNSPEKVLGEGVLLSTFPAAGMANPEAHLDYAFDGRFDLFAHHVAHAQDPEDLRSLYVGAIAYNPSDKPVTVYFLTGASYLSQPDAPFFNIDPYILNPKGDVFAGPGSRVMSDVLRDRRQSIFPQYITIAPQSYEMLVDLPIPVKELEPPLNGRSTYLELYSDAPIYLASLALFEKENDDGTYRAPTLDEWQETLISTELSTPRDRAPTVPGAGGGIIYGRVAGVSLGGGWKTQIYDTDQWDLTIPAAGETFSYGISTLAAGTHGTGQVQTAEMIRRYDDTAYAAHGNYGVHYDLTLPLHNPTDETQTVIVSFETPIKQDATDEKLRFFEPLPTSTFFRGTVQVSYRDDEGLPRTKYVHLVQKRGQEGKPLVQLEMPAGDRRFVNVQLRYPPDATPPQVLSVSTEELD is encoded by the coding sequence ATGTTCTTTTTCCCTGGATTATTAATTGCGCAAACCCCTGTTGAAGTCGTTCGACCGCAGGAGGTGCGGGTGTTGCCAGGGGAATTAAATGATGTCCCTGTGTTTAATAGCAATAGTCCCGAGAAGGTTTTGGGTGAAGGGGTTTTGCTCTCCACGTTTCCAGCGGCGGGTATGGCAAATCCTGAGGCGCATCTAGATTATGCGTTTGATGGTCGCTTCGATCTGTTTGCCCATCATGTTGCCCATGCCCAAGATCCTGAGGATTTACGGAGTCTCTACGTTGGGGCGATCGCCTACAATCCCAGCGACAAACCTGTAACAGTCTATTTTTTGACCGGGGCGAGCTATCTGAGCCAGCCCGATGCGCCGTTTTTTAATATTGATCCTTATATTTTGAATCCCAAGGGTGATGTGTTTGCAGGGCCAGGCAGTCGAGTGATGAGTGATGTCTTACGCGATCGCCGCCAAAGTATTTTTCCGCAATACATTACGATTGCGCCCCAGAGCTACGAAATGCTCGTAGATTTGCCAATCCCTGTAAAAGAACTGGAGCCTCCCCTTAATGGACGCTCCACCTATCTTGAACTTTATAGCGATGCACCGATTTATCTAGCAAGCCTTGCCCTCTTTGAAAAAGAAAATGATGATGGCACTTATCGTGCTCCAACCTTAGATGAATGGCAAGAGACTTTGATTTCTACTGAACTCTCTACACCCCGTGATCGCGCTCCCACAGTTCCTGGAGCAGGCGGTGGAATTATTTATGGCAGAGTCGCTGGAGTTTCCCTTGGTGGTGGCTGGAAAACTCAGATTTACGATACCGACCAATGGGATTTGACGATTCCCGCAGCTGGCGAAACTTTTTCCTACGGCATTAGTACCCTTGCTGCCGGAACCCATGGTACAGGACAAGTTCAAACTGCTGAGATGATTCGTCGCTATGATGACACCGCTTACGCAGCTCACGGCAACTACGGCGTGCACTACGATTTAACCTTGCCACTCCATAACCCCACCGACGAAACTCAAACCGTTATTGTCTCCTTTGAAACACCAATTAAACAGGATGCCACTGACGAGAAATTACGCTTTTTTGAACCTTTGCCCACATCGACATTTTTCCGAGGAACAGTGCAAGTGAGTTATAGAGATGACGAAGGCTTGCCTCGCACTAAATATGTCCACCTCGTCCAAAAGCGTGGCCAAGAAGGGAAACCTCTAGTTCAACTCGAAATGCCAGCTGGCGATCGCCGATTCGTGAATGTGCAATTACGTTATCCCCCTGATGCAACCCCACCCCAGGTGCTCAGTGTTTCGACGGAAGAGCTTGATTAA
- a CDS encoding DUF5331 domain-containing protein produces MSFFEQIKPSIKSKWLDYYENNHEWLKLLMEGGEFVETPDGGRRPQGSVVIGAVSSMEPRLAEILYHFFLVHANYDTVVDVIGLNFDPTKTLTNLQSSGAAAKPVVAPPPKVPAPAPAE; encoded by the coding sequence GTGAGCTTTTTTGAACAAATCAAACCCAGCATCAAAAGTAAATGGCTGGACTATTACGAAAATAACCATGAATGGCTAAAACTCCTCATGGAAGGTGGCGAATTTGTCGAAACCCCTGATGGTGGCCGTCGTCCCCAAGGTTCTGTCGTGATTGGTGCGGTGAGTTCGATGGAGCCCCGCCTCGCAGAGATTCTCTATCACTTTTTCTTGGTTCACGCGAACTATGACACCGTCGTCGATGTAATCGGCTTAAACTTTGACCCAACGAAAACATTAACAAACCTCCAATCATCTGGTGCTGCGGCAAAACCAGTAGTCGCTCCTCCTCCAAAAGTGCCGGCTCCCGCTCCTGCTGAATAG
- a CDS encoding ferredoxin:protochlorophyllide reductase (ATP-dependent) subunit N: protein MTVAQEKSALSFECESGNYHTFCPISCVAWLYQKIEDSFFLVIGTKTCGYFLQNAMGVMIFAEPRYAMAELEEADISAKLNDYDELKRLCEQIKRDRNPSVIVFIGTCTTEIIKMDLEGFSPRLEEEIGIPIVVARANGLDYAFTQGEDTVLAAMANRCPTEEPPQVVEEPSENLTRFQKLLNLGLKKDEPTSDTPPEPEYKEHDPLILFGSLPDPVATNLSHELKKQGVKVSGWLPTKLYTELPVVKPGYYVAGVNPFLSRTATTLMRRRKCKLIGAPFPIGPDGTRAWVEKICSVFGIEPQGLEEREAQIWESLEDYLQLIRGKSVFFMGDNLLEVSLARFLIRCGMTVDEIGIPYMDKRYQKAELDFLVKTCQEMNTPVPKIIEKPDNYNQIQRIKELQPDLVITGMAHANPLEARGISTKWSVEFTFAQIHGFTNARDILELVTRPLRRNNNLKDLGWDKLVKEEATV, encoded by the coding sequence ATGACTGTTGCCCAAGAAAAATCAGCGTTAAGCTTTGAATGTGAAAGCGGCAATTACCATACCTTTTGCCCCATTAGCTGTGTCGCATGGCTATACCAAAAAATTGAAGATAGCTTTTTCCTCGTCATTGGCACGAAAACCTGTGGCTACTTCCTCCAGAACGCGATGGGAGTAATGATTTTTGCCGAGCCTCGCTACGCCATGGCAGAACTCGAAGAAGCAGATATTTCCGCCAAGCTCAACGATTATGATGAGCTGAAGCGCCTTTGTGAACAAATTAAGCGCGATCGCAACCCCAGCGTCATTGTCTTTATCGGCACTTGCACCACCGAGATCATCAAAATGGATCTCGAAGGATTTTCCCCTCGCCTCGAAGAAGAGATTGGCATTCCTATCGTTGTTGCCCGTGCGAATGGTCTCGATTACGCCTTTACCCAAGGCGAAGACACCGTTCTTGCAGCAATGGCAAACCGTTGCCCCACCGAAGAACCTCCCCAAGTTGTCGAAGAGCCAAGCGAAAACCTCACTCGTTTCCAGAAGCTACTTAATCTAGGCTTGAAAAAAGATGAGCCTACCTCCGATACTCCTCCCGAACCTGAGTACAAAGAGCATGATCCATTAATTCTGTTTGGCTCATTACCTGATCCCGTTGCGACGAACCTTTCCCACGAATTAAAAAAACAAGGAGTCAAAGTTTCCGGTTGGCTACCCACCAAACTCTACACAGAGTTGCCCGTTGTTAAGCCTGGTTATTACGTTGCAGGCGTAAACCCATTCCTCAGCCGTACCGCCACCACTCTAATGCGTCGCCGTAAATGCAAACTTATTGGCGCACCATTCCCGATTGGCCCTGATGGAACTCGTGCTTGGGTCGAGAAAATTTGTTCTGTCTTTGGCATCGAACCCCAAGGTCTCGAAGAGCGTGAAGCCCAGATTTGGGAGAGCTTAGAAGATTATCTCCAGCTCATCCGTGGCAAATCCGTTTTCTTTATGGGCGATAACCTTTTGGAAGTATCTCTTGCGAGATTCCTGATTCGTTGCGGCATGACTGTTGATGAAATTGGCATTCCCTATATGGATAAGCGCTATCAGAAAGCTGAATTAGATTTTCTGGTAAAAACTTGCCAAGAGATGAATACGCCAGTTCCAAAGATTATCGAAAAGCCCGATAACTACAATCAAATCCAGCGCATTAAAGAATTGCAGCCTGATCTTGTGATTACAGGAATGGCTCATGCAAATCCCCTTGAGGCACGTGGTATCAGTACCAAATGGTCAGTGGAATTCACCTTTGCTCAGATTCATGGCTTTACTAATGCCCGTGACATTCTAGAGCTGGTCACTCGCCCATTACGCCGTAACAATAATCTCAAAGATTTGGGTTGGGACAAATTGGTAAAAGAAGAAGCAACGGTCTAA